Proteins from one Corynebacterium testudinoris genomic window:
- the rplL gene encoding 50S ribosomal protein L7/L12: protein MAKLTKDELIEAFKEMTLIELSEFVKEFEEVFEVTAAAPVAVAAAGAAGGEAAAAEEQSEFDVILEDAGAKKIGVIKAVRELVSGLGLKEAKELVEGAPKAVLEGASKEDADAAKAKLEEAGAKVTLK, encoded by the coding sequence ATGGCTAAGCTCACCAAGGACGAGCTCATTGAGGCTTTCAAGGAGATGACCCTGATCGAGCTCTCCGAGTTCGTCAAGGAGTTCGAAGAGGTCTTCGAGGTCACCGCTGCTGCACCGGTCGCCGTTGCTGCTGCAGGTGCCGCTGGCGGCGAGGCTGCCGCTGCTGAAGAGCAGTCCGAGTTCGACGTCATCCTCGAGGATGCCGGCGCCAAGAAGATCGGCGTCATCAAGGCTGTCCGCGAGCTCGTCTCCGGCCTGGGCCTGAAGGAAGCTAAGGAGCTCGTCGAGGGCGCACCGAAGGCTGTCCTCGAAGGCGCTTCCAAGGAAGACGCTGACGCTGCCAAGGCAAAGCTGGAAGAGGCTGGCGCAAAGGTCACCCTCAAGTAA
- a CDS encoding IS3 family transposase (programmed frameshift), with the protein MTKPYPKEFRDDVVRVARNREPGVELSQIAKDFGVHFTTLYSWLKKADLEDGEVLGSTQVQSAELRDAKKRIRLLEQENEVLRRAAAYLSQANLPKMMYPLVRELAVDGVPVTVTCRVLNLARQPYYRWLADPITDAELNEAYRANALFDAHRDDPEFGYRYLVDEARDLGQPMAARTAWRICSDNRWWSVFGKKRGKNGKKPGPPVHDDLCAVTDEEGRTRHEFKADGANELWIGDITEHWTNEGKLYLCAFKDVYSNRIVGYSIDSRMKSRLAVAALNNAVARRGDVAGCVVHTDRGSQFRSRKFVRALGIHDMTGSMGRVGACGDNAAMESFFALLQKNVLDRRAWASREELRIAIVTWIERTYHRRRRQDRLGRLTPIEFETIMTTPADQAA; encoded by the exons GTGACCAAGCCCTATCCCAAAGAGTTCCGCGATGACGTTGTCCGTGTCGCACGGAATCGTGAGCCCGGTGTCGAGCTCTCCCAGATCGCCAAGGACTTCGGGGTCCACTTCACTACCCTGTACTCGTGGCTGAAGAAGGCTGACCTCGAGGACGGTGAAGTGTTGGGCTCGACTCAGGTTCAGTCGGCTGAACTGCGCGACGCCAAGAAGAGGATCCGTCTCTTGGAGCAGGAGAACGAGGTCCTCCGCCGTGCCGCGGCGTATCTCTCGCAGGCCAATCTGCCG AAAATGATGTACCCGCTCGTTCGTGAGTTGGCCGTGGACGGTGTCCCCGTCACGGTGACGTGTCGGGTGCTCAATCTTGCTCGCCAGCCCTACTACCGGTGGCTGGCGGACCCGATCACCGATGCAGAGCTGAATGAGGCTTACCGTGCCAATGCCTTGTTCGACGCCCACCGGGATGATCCCGAGTTCGGCTACCGCTATTTGGTGGATGAGGCCCGCGATCTCGGTCAACCGATGGCAGCGCGCACTGCGTGGCGGATCTGCTCAGACAACCGCTGGTGGTCGGTGTTCGGGAAGAAACGCGGCAAGAACGGTAAGAAGCCCGGTCCACCGGTCCACGATGACCTCTGCGCCGTCACCGATGAGGAGGGCAGAACCCGGCACGAGTTCAAGGCCGATGGCGCGAACGAATTGTGGATCGGCGATATCACCGAGCACTGGACCAATGAGGGCAAGCTCTACCTCTGTGCGTTCAAGGATGTCTACTCCAACCGGATCGTGGGGTACTCGATCGATTCGCGGATGAAGTCCCGCCTAGCCGTGGCTGCCCTCAACAACGCGGTCGCCCGCCGCGGCGACGTGGCCGGCTGCGTGGTCCACACCGACCGCGGGTCTCAGTTCCGTAGCCGGAAATTCGTGCGCGCTCTGGGCATTCACGACATGACCGGATCCATGGGCCGCGTCGGTGCGTGCGGGGACAACGCAGCCATGGAGAGCTTCTTCGCACTCCTGCAGAAGAACGTCCTCGACCGCCGCGCATGGGCCAGCCGAGAAGAGCTCCGGATCGCCATCGTTACCTGGATCGAGAGGACCTACCACCGACGCCGCAGACAGGACCGCCTAGGCCGCTTGACCCCGATCGAGTTCGAGACAATCATGACCACACCAGCCGATCAGGCTGCGTGA
- a CDS encoding DUF3068 domain-containing protein — MLAKSRLVSVLLFGLGVALVVAGLIAPRFIHLDARMSLDSGSSTWTLTDESAQSRLVGDPEGRVVDAPVSRQLHMDIQNPSDNEKASLRVGETLMRDSQQGDLDRLISAEVWTLSVDRLTGAVEGPAVLSDQLASPVSEVTIDGYWLKFPSQAKETTYEVFDPTLRATRPAAFVEELEMDGRTVYRYRQDIEREMVAQSFASPLNTTTFDGEGEDPRGYLFHSVTRDFFVDMVSGLVVEIREDVDDYYGTVDGEKREQVLLFDGRMSQAQIDSHLAEASKVPDRGFAAAIRWGVVGVGALLALAGLLGSFRSPARVERRALLESPLNSSHDPDDTRKN, encoded by the coding sequence ATGCTTGCGAAATCGCGTCTTGTCTCGGTCCTGCTGTTTGGCTTGGGCGTTGCCCTGGTCGTGGCTGGGTTGATTGCGCCGCGGTTTATTCATTTGGATGCGCGGATGTCGTTGGATTCGGGTAGTAGTACGTGGACGTTGACGGATGAGTCGGCGCAGTCGAGGCTGGTGGGGGACCCGGAGGGGCGGGTGGTGGATGCGCCGGTGAGTCGTCAGTTGCACATGGATATTCAGAATCCTTCTGATAATGAGAAGGCGTCGCTGCGGGTGGGGGAGACGCTCATGCGTGATAGCCAGCAGGGGGATCTTGATCGGCTGATCAGTGCGGAGGTGTGGACGTTGAGTGTGGATCGTCTCACTGGCGCGGTGGAGGGGCCGGCGGTGCTCAGTGATCAGTTGGCTAGTCCGGTCAGTGAGGTCACGATTGATGGCTATTGGTTGAAGTTCCCTTCTCAGGCGAAGGAGACGACCTACGAGGTTTTTGATCCGACTCTTCGCGCGACTCGTCCGGCAGCTTTCGTTGAGGAGCTGGAGATGGATGGGCGCACGGTGTATCGCTATCGCCAGGACATCGAGCGGGAGATGGTGGCGCAGTCGTTCGCTTCGCCGTTGAATACCACCACTTTTGACGGGGAGGGCGAGGATCCGCGCGGCTACCTTTTTCACTCGGTGACGCGGGACTTCTTTGTGGATATGGTCTCTGGGTTGGTCGTGGAGATCCGGGAGGATGTTGATGATTATTACGGAACCGTCGATGGTGAGAAGCGGGAGCAGGTCTTGCTTTTCGACGGCCGCATGTCCCAAGCACAGATCGACTCTCACCTCGCCGAGGCGAGCAAGGTCCCTGACCGCGGCTTCGCCGCGGCTATTCGCTGGGGTGTCGTCGGGGTGGGTGCTCTTCTGGCGCTCGCTGGGTTGCTGGGGTCGTTCCGGTCCCCGGCTCGTGTTGAACGGCGGGCTCTGCTAGAGTCCCCGCTGAATTCTTCCCACGACCCTGACGACACGCGTAAAAATTAG
- the rpoB gene encoding DNA-directed RNA polymerase subunit beta, which translates to MLEGPILAVSRQTKSVTDIPGAPKRYSFAKISAPIEVPGLLDLQRESFAWLIGTPEWRARHQEERGPEARVTSGLEDILDELSPIQDYSENMSLSLSEPRFEPVKNSIDECKDKDINYSAPLYVTAEFINNETQEIKSQTVFIGDFPMMTPKGTFIVNGTERVVVSQLVRSPGVYFDQTIDKSTERPLHSVKVIPSRGAWLEFDVDKRDTVGVRIDRKRRQPVTVLLKALGWTTEQIQERFGFSEIMMSTLESDGVANTDEALLEIYRKQRPGEQPTRDLARSLLDNSFFRAKRYDLAKVGRYKVNRKLGLGGDHDGLMTLTEEDIATTLEYLVRLHVGERSMTSPTGEIIPVETDDIDHFGNRRLRTVGELIQNQVRVGLSRMERVVRERMTTQDAESITPTSLINVRPVSAAIREFFGTSQLSQFMDQNNSLSGLTHKRRLSALGPGGLSRERAGIEVRDVHPSHYGRMCPIETPEGPNIGLIGSLASYARVNAFGFIETPYLKVVEGRVTDIVEYLTADEEDRYAIAQASIERDADGVITADRIEVRLKDGAIGVVTDGYGVDYIDVSPRQMVSVATAMIPFLEHDDANRALMGANMQRQAVPLVRAEAPYVGTGMEKRAAYDAGDMVITPKAGVVENVSADVITIMDDEGIRDTYLLRKFERTNQGTSYNQTPLVNMGERVEAGQVIADGPGTHNGEMSLGRNLLVAFMPWEGHNYEDAIILNQRVVEEDILTSIHIEEHEIDARDTKLGAEEITREIPNVSEDVLRDLDDRGIVRIGADVRAGDILVGKVTPKGETELTPEERLLRAIFGEKAREVRDTSMKVPHGENGKVIGVRRFAREDDDDLAPGVNEMIRVYVAQKRKIQDGDKLAGRHGNKGVVGKILPPEDMPFMADGTPVDIILNTHGVPRRMNIGQVLEIHLGWLAAAGWSVDPEDPKNAELIKTLPEELYDVPAGSLTATPVFDGATNEELSGLLANSRPNRDGDVMVDETGKTMLLDGRSGEPFPYPVSVGYMYLLKLHHLVDEKIHARSTGPYSMITQQPLGGKAQFGGQRFGEMEVWAMQAYGAAYTLQELLTIKSDDVVGRVKVYEAIVKGENIPDPGIPESFKVLLKELQSLCLNVEVLSADGTPMELSGSDDDELDSAGSSLGINLSHDERSDADVS; encoded by the coding sequence GTGCTGGAAGGACCCATCTTGGCAGTCTCCCGCCAGACCAAGTCAGTGACCGACATCCCCGGAGCCCCGAAGCGATACTCTTTCGCTAAGATCTCCGCGCCCATCGAAGTTCCGGGTCTTCTTGACCTGCAGCGTGAATCCTTCGCGTGGCTGATCGGTACGCCCGAGTGGCGTGCCCGCCATCAGGAGGAGCGTGGGCCGGAAGCCCGCGTGACCAGTGGACTCGAGGATATTCTCGATGAGTTGTCGCCGATTCAGGACTACTCCGAGAACATGTCGTTGTCGCTGTCCGAGCCGCGCTTTGAGCCGGTGAAGAACTCTATTGATGAGTGCAAGGACAAAGACATTAACTACTCTGCGCCGCTGTATGTGACGGCAGAGTTCATTAACAATGAAACCCAAGAGATCAAGTCTCAGACGGTGTTCATTGGTGATTTCCCGATGATGACGCCGAAGGGCACGTTCATCGTCAACGGCACGGAGCGTGTCGTGGTCTCTCAGCTCGTCCGTTCCCCGGGCGTCTACTTTGACCAGACGATCGACAAGTCTACGGAGCGACCCCTGCACTCGGTGAAGGTGATTCCTTCCCGCGGTGCGTGGCTCGAATTCGACGTCGATAAGCGAGACACCGTAGGTGTCCGCATTGACCGTAAGCGTCGCCAGCCGGTGACGGTGCTGCTCAAGGCCCTTGGTTGGACCACCGAGCAGATTCAGGAGCGATTCGGCTTCTCTGAGATCATGATGTCCACCCTCGAGTCTGATGGTGTGGCCAACACCGATGAGGCTTTGCTGGAGATCTACCGCAAGCAGCGTCCGGGCGAGCAGCCCACGCGCGACCTTGCTCGTTCCCTGCTGGACAACTCGTTCTTCCGTGCGAAGCGCTACGACCTGGCTAAGGTGGGCCGCTACAAGGTCAACCGCAAGCTCGGCCTGGGCGGCGACCACGACGGTCTGATGACGCTGACCGAAGAGGACATTGCCACCACCCTGGAATACCTCGTTCGCCTGCACGTTGGTGAGCGTTCCATGACCTCCCCGACCGGTGAGATCATTCCGGTGGAGACCGACGACATCGACCACTTTGGTAACCGTCGTCTGCGCACCGTCGGTGAGCTGATTCAAAACCAGGTCCGCGTTGGCCTGTCCCGCATGGAGCGCGTCGTCCGCGAGCGCATGACCACGCAGGATGCTGAGTCGATCACCCCGACCTCGCTGATCAACGTCCGTCCGGTCTCGGCCGCGATCCGTGAGTTCTTCGGTACCTCCCAGCTGTCCCAGTTCATGGACCAGAACAACTCGCTGTCGGGTCTGACCCACAAGCGTCGTCTGTCCGCACTGGGCCCGGGTGGCCTGTCCCGTGAGCGCGCTGGCATTGAGGTCCGCGACGTTCACCCGTCTCACTACGGCCGCATGTGCCCGATTGAGACCCCGGAAGGCCCGAACATTGGCCTCATCGGTTCGCTCGCGTCTTACGCTCGGGTGAATGCTTTCGGATTCATTGAGACCCCGTACCTCAAGGTCGTTGAAGGCCGAGTGACCGACATCGTCGAGTACCTCACCGCCGACGAGGAGGATCGCTACGCCATTGCGCAGGCCTCTATCGAGCGCGACGCTGACGGCGTCATCACCGCTGACCGCATTGAGGTTCGCCTCAAGGACGGCGCTATCGGCGTGGTCACCGACGGTTACGGTGTGGACTACATCGACGTATCCCCGCGCCAGATGGTCTCTGTCGCTACCGCGATGATTCCGTTCCTCGAGCACGACGATGCAAACCGTGCCCTCATGGGCGCGAACATGCAGCGTCAGGCTGTGCCGCTGGTCCGCGCTGAAGCTCCGTACGTGGGCACCGGCATGGAAAAGCGCGCTGCTTACGATGCTGGCGATATGGTCATCACCCCGAAGGCTGGTGTGGTGGAAAATGTCTCGGCTGACGTCATCACCATCATGGACGATGAGGGCATCCGCGACACCTACCTGCTGCGCAAGTTCGAGCGCACCAACCAGGGCACGAGCTACAACCAGACCCCGCTGGTCAACATGGGCGAGCGCGTCGAGGCTGGTCAGGTTATCGCCGACGGCCCCGGTACTCACAACGGTGAAATGTCCCTCGGCCGTAACCTCCTGGTTGCGTTCATGCCGTGGGAAGGCCACAACTACGAGGACGCGATCATCCTCAACCAGCGTGTGGTGGAAGAGGACATCCTCACCTCCATCCACATCGAGGAGCACGAGATCGATGCCCGCGACACCAAGCTCGGTGCCGAGGAAATCACTCGTGAGATCCCGAACGTCTCCGAAGATGTCCTGCGCGACCTCGACGACCGCGGCATTGTCCGCATCGGCGCCGACGTCCGCGCTGGCGACATCCTCGTCGGCAAGGTCACCCCGAAGGGCGAGACCGAGCTGACCCCGGAGGAGCGTTTGCTGCGCGCCATCTTCGGCGAGAAGGCCCGCGAGGTCCGCGACACCTCCATGAAGGTGCCGCACGGCGAAAACGGCAAGGTCATTGGTGTTCGTCGCTTCGCCCGCGAGGACGACGACGATCTGGCTCCCGGCGTGAACGAGATGATCCGCGTCTACGTGGCTCAGAAGCGCAAGATCCAGGACGGCGACAAGCTCGCCGGCCGCCACGGCAACAAGGGCGTCGTGGGCAAGATCCTCCCGCCGGAGGATATGCCGTTCATGGCCGACGGAACTCCCGTCGACATCATCTTGAACACCCACGGTGTCCCGCGTCGTATGAACATCGGCCAGGTCCTGGAGATCCACCTCGGTTGGCTGGCAGCAGCCGGCTGGTCCGTGGATCCGGAGGATCCGAAGAACGCTGAGCTCATCAAGACCCTCCCCGAGGAGCTTTACGACGTCCCCGCCGGGTCGCTCACCGCGACCCCCGTCTTCGACGGTGCCACCAACGAAGAGCTCTCCGGCCTGCTGGCTAACTCCCGCCCGAACCGTGACGGCGACGTCATGGTCGACGAGACCGGCAAGACGATGCTCCTCGACGGTCGCTCTGGCGAGCCGTTCCCGTACCCCGTTTCGGTGGGCTACATGTACCTCCTCAAGCTCCACCACCTGGTGGACGAGAAGATCCACGCCCGCTCTACCGGCCCGTACTCCATGATCACCCAGCAGCCGCTCGGCGGTAAGGCCCAGTTCGGTGGCCAGCGCTTCGGTGAGATGGAGGTGTGGGCAATGCAGGCATATGGTGCTGCCTACACGCTGCAGGAGCTTCTGACCATCAAGTCCGATGACGTCGTCGGCCGTGTCAAGGTCTACGAGGCAATCGTTAAGGGCGAGAACATCCCGGACCCGGGTATCCCCGAGTCCTTCAAGGTTCTCCTCAAGGAGCTGCAGTCCCTGTGCCTCAACGTGGAGGTTCTCTCCGCCGACGGCACCCCGATGGAACTGTCTGGTTCTGATGACGACGAGCTCGACTCCGCTGGATCCTCGCTGGGCATCAACCTGTCCCACGACGAGCGCTCCGACGCTGACGTCAGCTAA
- a CDS encoding DNA-directed RNA polymerase subunit beta' — protein sequence MFDVNLFEELRIGLATADDIRRWSKGEVKKPETINYRTLKPEKDGLFCERIFGPTRDWECACGKYKRVRYKGIICERCGVEVTKSKVRRERMGHIELAAPVTHIWYFKGVPSRLGYLLDLAPKDLERIIYFAANIITSVDEEARHNDQSTLEADMLLEKKDVEADAEAEIAERAAKLEEDLAELEAAGAKADARRKVQSAADKEMQHIRERAEREIDRLEEIWQTFIKLAPKQMIIDETVYEELVDRYEEYFTGGMGAEAIQTLIRNFDLDAEAEILRTIINEGKGQKKMRALKRLKVVAAFQRSGNDPAGMVLDCVPVIPPELRPMVQLDGGRFATSDLNDLYRRVINRNNRLKRMIDLGAPEIIVNNEKRMLQESVDALFDNGRRGRPVTGPGNRPLKSLSDLLKGKQGRFRQNLLGKRVDYSGRSVIIVGPQLKLHECGLPKLMALELFKPFVMKRLVENEYAQNIKSAKRMVERQRPEVWDVLEEAISEHPVMLNRAPTLHRLGIQAFEPKLVEGKAIQLHPLACEAFNADFDGDQMAVHLPLSAEAQAEARVLMLASNNILSPASGKPLAMPRLDMVTGLYFLTMGKSENEIGGQGAYKPADENGPEQGVYSSYAEAIMARDLGVLGLQAPIHVRISHLRPPADIEAEQFPDGWEQGQTWMAETTLGRVMFNELLPWNYPYLEGVMVRKGGGAGNILLGDVINDLAATYPMITVAQTMDKMKDAGFYWATRSGVTIAMSDVLVLPNKEEILERYEAEARDIEDKYWVKGALRERDRYDRLVELWQDATNQVGKAVEELYPDDNPIPMIVKSGAAGNMRQIWTLAGMKGMVVNSKGDYITRPIKTSFREGLSVLEYFNNSHGSRKGLADTALRTADSGYLTRRLVDVAQDVIVREDDCGTRQGVRVPVAIEVKDAEGTVTGFARHPLVETSVSGRVLATEINGADGEQLYAAGDELTESRIDELVLNGVTEVKVRSVLTCQTPTGVCAKCYGKSMASGQLVDIGEAVGIVAAQSIGEPGTQLTMRTFHQGGVGGDITGGLPRVQELFEARVPKNASPIAEFDGTVHLEDDGNFYRLTLTSDDGSEEKVYEKLSKRQGLAQIRVAMENNAGVFIERTLRDGDHLKLGERILRGPADPHDVLRVLRRRGVEKHLIDEVQAVYRTQGVAIHDKHIEIIIRQMLRRGTVIEAGSTDFLPGTLVDLSEARRVNAAIRAEGGQPAELRDQIMGITKASLATESWLSAASFQETTRVLTDAAINRRSDQLIGLKENVIIGKLIPAGTGISRYRNISVKPTEAARNAAYSIPTYGDSIYGDDGYAEFTGASVPLDEDFQL from the coding sequence GTGTTCGACGTAAACCTCTTCGAAGAGCTCCGCATCGGCCTGGCCACTGCCGACGACATTCGCCGTTGGTCCAAGGGCGAGGTCAAGAAGCCGGAGACCATTAACTATCGCACCCTCAAGCCGGAGAAGGACGGCCTCTTCTGCGAGCGCATCTTCGGCCCTACCCGCGACTGGGAGTGTGCCTGCGGCAAGTACAAGCGGGTCCGTTACAAGGGCATCATCTGTGAGCGCTGTGGCGTCGAGGTGACCAAGTCCAAGGTCCGCCGTGAGCGCATGGGCCACATCGAGCTGGCCGCCCCAGTCACCCACATCTGGTACTTCAAGGGTGTTCCGTCGCGTCTTGGCTACCTTCTGGACCTGGCTCCGAAGGACCTGGAGCGAATCATCTACTTCGCTGCCAACATCATCACCTCTGTTGATGAGGAAGCTCGCCACAACGATCAGTCCACCCTCGAAGCAGACATGCTGCTGGAGAAGAAGGACGTCGAGGCTGACGCCGAGGCTGAGATCGCTGAGCGCGCTGCCAAGTTGGAGGAGGACCTCGCTGAGCTCGAGGCTGCCGGCGCTAAGGCCGACGCCCGTCGCAAGGTGCAGTCCGCCGCCGACAAGGAGATGCAGCACATCCGCGAGCGCGCGGAGCGCGAGATCGACCGCCTGGAGGAGATCTGGCAGACCTTCATCAAGCTTGCTCCCAAGCAGATGATCATTGATGAGACCGTGTACGAAGAACTCGTCGACCGCTACGAGGAGTACTTCACCGGCGGCATGGGCGCTGAAGCAATTCAGACGCTTATCCGCAACTTCGACCTCGACGCCGAGGCCGAGATCCTGCGCACCATCATCAATGAGGGCAAGGGTCAGAAGAAGATGCGCGCTCTCAAGCGCCTCAAGGTGGTTGCCGCGTTCCAGCGTTCCGGCAACGACCCCGCTGGCATGGTCCTCGACTGCGTTCCGGTGATCCCGCCGGAGCTGCGCCCGATGGTCCAGCTTGATGGTGGCCGCTTCGCCACCTCCGACCTCAACGACCTCTACCGTCGTGTGATCAACCGCAACAACCGCCTCAAGCGCATGATCGATCTCGGTGCCCCCGAGATCATCGTGAACAACGAGAAGCGCATGCTGCAGGAATCTGTCGACGCTCTCTTCGACAACGGTCGTCGCGGCCGCCCGGTCACCGGACCGGGCAACCGCCCGCTGAAGTCGCTGTCTGACCTGCTCAAGGGCAAGCAGGGTCGTTTCCGTCAGAACCTGCTGGGTAAGCGAGTCGACTACTCTGGCCGTTCGGTCATTATCGTCGGCCCGCAGCTCAAGCTGCACGAGTGTGGTCTGCCGAAGCTCATGGCTCTCGAGCTGTTCAAGCCGTTCGTGATGAAGCGACTGGTGGAAAACGAGTACGCGCAGAACATCAAGTCCGCTAAGCGCATGGTCGAGCGTCAGCGTCCCGAGGTGTGGGACGTGCTCGAGGAGGCTATCTCCGAGCACCCGGTCATGCTCAACCGTGCACCTACCCTGCACCGCCTGGGTATCCAGGCCTTCGAGCCGAAGCTCGTCGAGGGTAAGGCCATTCAGCTGCACCCGCTCGCGTGTGAAGCCTTCAACGCCGACTTCGACGGTGACCAGATGGCAGTCCACCTGCCGCTGTCCGCCGAGGCTCAGGCCGAAGCTCGCGTGCTCATGCTCGCCTCGAACAACATCCTGTCCCCGGCCTCCGGCAAGCCGTTGGCTATGCCGCGCCTGGACATGGTCACGGGTCTGTACTTCCTGACTATGGGTAAGTCCGAGAACGAGATTGGTGGCCAGGGCGCCTACAAGCCGGCCGATGAGAACGGTCCGGAGCAGGGCGTCTACTCGTCCTACGCCGAGGCCATCATGGCTCGCGATCTGGGTGTTCTGGGTCTGCAGGCCCCGATCCACGTCCGGATTTCGCACCTGCGTCCCCCGGCTGACATCGAGGCTGAGCAGTTCCCCGACGGTTGGGAGCAGGGTCAGACCTGGATGGCGGAGACCACCCTTGGTCGCGTCATGTTCAACGAGCTGCTGCCGTGGAACTACCCGTACCTGGAGGGCGTCATGGTCCGTAAGGGTGGCGGCGCTGGCAACATTCTGCTCGGCGACGTCATCAACGACCTCGCAGCCACCTACCCGATGATCACCGTCGCTCAGACGATGGACAAGATGAAGGACGCTGGCTTCTACTGGGCCACCCGTTCCGGCGTCACCATCGCCATGTCCGACGTTTTGGTCCTCCCCAACAAGGAGGAGATCCTCGAGCGTTACGAGGCCGAGGCCCGTGACATCGAAGACAAGTACTGGGTCAAGGGTGCGCTGCGTGAGCGCGACCGCTACGACCGTCTGGTCGAGCTGTGGCAGGACGCTACCAACCAGGTGGGTAAGGCCGTCGAGGAGCTCTACCCCGACGACAACCCGATCCCGATGATCGTGAAGTCCGGCGCTGCCGGCAACATGCGTCAGATCTGGACCCTGGCTGGTATGAAGGGCATGGTCGTGAACTCCAAGGGTGACTACATCACCCGACCGATCAAGACCTCCTTCCGCGAAGGCCTCTCCGTTCTCGAGTACTTCAACAACTCGCACGGTTCCCGTAAGGGCCTGGCCGATACCGCGCTGCGTACCGCTGACTCCGGCTACCTGACCCGTCGTCTCGTCGACGTGGCCCAGGACGTCATCGTCCGCGAGGACGACTGTGGCACCCGTCAGGGCGTTCGCGTCCCCGTCGCCATCGAGGTCAAGGACGCCGAAGGCACCGTCACCGGCTTCGCCCGCCACCCCTTGGTCGAGACGTCTGTCTCCGGCCGAGTCTTGGCTACCGAGATCAATGGTGCCGACGGTGAGCAGCTCTACGCCGCTGGCGACGAGCTCACTGAATCGCGTATCGACGAGCTCGTGCTCAACGGTGTCACCGAAGTCAAGGTCCGCTCCGTCCTCACTTGCCAGACGCCCACCGGCGTCTGCGCCAAGTGCTACGGCAAGTCCATGGCATCGGGCCAGCTCGTTGACATCGGCGAGGCAGTCGGCATTGTCGCTGCTCAGTCGATCGGTGAGCCCGGTACCCAGCTGACCATGCGTACCTTCCACCAGGGTGGTGTCGGTGGCGACATCACCGGCGGCCTCCCGCGTGTCCAGGAGCTGTTCGAGGCCCGCGTGCCCAAGAACGCCTCCCCGATCGCGGAGTTCGACGGCACCGTTCACCTCGAGGACGACGGCAACTTCTACCGGTTGACGCTGACCTCCGACGATGGCTCCGAGGAGAAGGTCTACGAGAAGCTGTCCAAGCGACAGGGCCTCGCCCAGATCCGCGTCGCCATGGAGAACAACGCTGGCGTGTTCATCGAGCGCACCCTGCGCGACGGTGACCACCTCAAGCTGGGCGAGCGCATCCTGCGCGGACCCGCCGACCCGCACGATGTGCTGCGGGTGCTGCGTCGTCGCGGCGTCGAAAAGCACCTTATCGACGAAGTGCAAGCCGTCTACCGCACCCAGGGTGTGGCCATCCACGACAAGCACATCGAGATCATCATCCGCCAGATGCTGCGCCGCGGTACCGTCATCGAAGCCGGCTCCACCGACTTCCTGCCGGGCACCCTGGTTGACCTGTCCGAGGCACGTCGCGTCAACGCCGCGATCCGCGCCGAAGGCGGCCAGCCCGCCGAGCTGCGCGACCAGATCATGGGCATCACCAAGGCCTCGCTGGCTACCGAGTCCTGGCTGTCCGCCGCATCGTTCCAGGAGACCACTCGTGTCCTGACCGATGCTGCGATCAACCGTCGCTCTGACCAGCTCATCGGCCTGAAGGAGAACGTGATCATCGGTAAGCTGATCCCGGCCGGTACCGGCATCTCCCGCTACCGCAACATCTCCGTCAAGCCGACCGAGGCCGCCCGCAACGCCGCCTACTCGATCCCCACCTACGGGGACTCGATCTACGGCGACGACGGCTACGCCGAGTTCACCGGCGCATCCGTGCCGCTGGACGAGGACTTCCAGCTCTAG
- a CDS encoding DUF1707 SHOCT-like domain-containing protein gives MTDNPHIRASDDERNRVIAALSEAFAQGRIDYAELDERTEQVWRCRYREELITPLEDLFPDPTVVLDTAVPAVIPHRAVSPASTQVTGESGGSEMSLSMMGGNEKSGDWLCAPRHTSLTVMGGNYLDLRSARLTSRETEIVAVAVMGGIEIVVPEDVRVVSSGLGIMGGFGITTGKRVTTRMNDLPADAPVIRVSGVGLMGSVTVVRKPRKAT, from the coding sequence ATGACCGACAATCCTCACATCCGCGCCAGCGACGACGAGCGCAACCGGGTCATTGCCGCGCTTTCCGAGGCTTTCGCCCAAGGCCGCATCGATTACGCGGAGCTCGACGAACGCACCGAGCAGGTGTGGCGCTGCCGGTATCGCGAGGAATTGATCACCCCTCTGGAGGATCTCTTCCCCGATCCCACGGTGGTCCTCGATACTGCTGTGCCCGCCGTCATCCCCCACCGCGCCGTCTCCCCGGCATCCACCCAGGTCACCGGCGAATCCGGTGGCAGCGAGATGTCCCTGTCCATGATGGGCGGCAACGAAAAGTCCGGTGACTGGCTCTGCGCGCCGCGGCACACCTCCCTCACCGTCATGGGCGGCAACTACCTCGATCTGCGTTCCGCGCGCCTGACCTCCCGGGAAACTGAGATCGTCGCGGTCGCCGTGATGGGCGGCATCGAGATCGTCGTTCCCGAGGATGTCCGCGTCGTCAGCAGCGGCCTGGGCATCATGGGCGGATTTGGCATCACCACTGGCAAACGAGTCACCACCCGGATGAACGATCTCCCCGCCGACGCCCCCGTCATCCGTGTTTCCGGCGTGGGCCTCATGGGCTCGGTAACGGTCGTCCGCAAGCCCCGGAAGGCCACGTAG